One Streptomyces lincolnensis genomic region harbors:
- a CDS encoding serine/threonine-protein kinase: MLIAGRYRLNDPIGRGAMGEVWRAVDETLGRPVAVKLLLPHGSEPTAASRFRLEAQTAGRLNHPYVVGVYDFGEYDGRLFLVMELVEGDSLARLLSTEGPLPAGRVARIAAQAAAGLAAAHQQGIVHRDIKPANLLLDAEGTLKIGDFGIARFVDDPSGALTTTGQIVGTSLYLAPERALGQPAGPAADVYALGCLLYQLLTGQPPFQADTAVAILHQHLDTAPVPPGQRGARIPPAFENYLLGLLAKKPEDRPTAEQVAEWFAGGAWEGRAEPLPDVTPDARPDARPAGGGASRSSSGPATGARAGSRSGVRSGSGSRSGSGSRSRPRPGSTPSAGSGAAAGPGAPAGARAGFSPGRGAGYPTGAAAGGGFPSGAVAGGGAGFSTEAGPATTYALPSTAGRGGRTAHGRTARRPQGSGVRGALRRRPRVVATVAAVVIFVAAMLAGMAWFSPGHSSAESPSGGTTPPATSPAATPTPGGTTGLSNVTVPSPTAPQPGGDEDENEPDENEN; the protein is encoded by the coding sequence GTGCTGATAGCGGGCCGGTACCGGCTGAACGACCCGATCGGGCGCGGCGCGATGGGGGAGGTCTGGCGGGCCGTCGACGAGACGCTCGGCCGGCCGGTGGCCGTCAAGCTCCTTCTTCCGCACGGCTCGGAGCCGACGGCGGCCTCCCGCTTCCGGCTGGAGGCCCAGACCGCGGGCCGGCTCAACCACCCGTACGTGGTGGGGGTCTACGACTTCGGCGAGTACGACGGCCGGCTCTTCCTGGTGATGGAGCTGGTCGAGGGCGACAGTCTCGCCCGCCTGCTCTCCACCGAAGGGCCGCTGCCCGCCGGGCGGGTGGCCCGGATCGCCGCCCAGGCCGCCGCCGGGCTGGCCGCGGCCCACCAGCAGGGCATCGTGCACCGGGACATCAAGCCCGCGAATCTGCTCCTGGACGCCGAAGGCACCCTGAAGATCGGCGACTTCGGCATCGCCCGCTTCGTCGACGACCCCTCCGGCGCGCTCACCACGACCGGGCAGATCGTCGGCACCAGCCTCTACCTGGCGCCCGAGCGCGCCCTGGGGCAGCCCGCCGGTCCCGCCGCCGACGTGTACGCCCTGGGCTGCCTGCTCTACCAACTCCTCACCGGGCAGCCGCCGTTCCAGGCCGACACCGCCGTGGCGATCCTGCACCAGCACCTCGACACCGCGCCCGTCCCGCCCGGACAACGCGGTGCCCGGATCCCACCCGCCTTCGAGAACTACCTCCTCGGCCTCCTCGCCAAGAAGCCCGAGGACCGGCCCACGGCCGAGCAGGTCGCCGAGTGGTTCGCGGGCGGGGCGTGGGAGGGGCGCGCGGAGCCGCTGCCGGATGTGACGCCGGATGCGCGACCGGATGCGAGGCCGGCGGGTGGCGGGGCGTCCAGGTCTTCGTCGGGGCCGGCGACCGGGGCGAGGGCGGGGAGCAGGTCGGGGGTCAGGTCCGGGTCCGGATCCAGGTCTGGGTCCGGGTCCAGGTCGAGGCCCAGGCCCGGGTCCACGCCGTCCGCCGGATCCGGTGCCGCCGCCGGGCCCGGTGCCCCGGCCGGTGCGCGGGCGGGGTTCTCGCCGGGACGTGGCGCCGGGTACCCGACGGGAGCCGCTGCCGGGGGTGGCTTCCCGTCCGGGGCCGTGGCCGGAGGCGGCGCCGGGTTCTCGACCGAGGCCGGGCCCGCGACGACGTACGCGCTGCCGTCCACAGCCGGGCGCGGCGGCCGTACCGCTCATGGCCGGACGGCCCGAAGACCCCAGGGATCGGGTGTCCGGGGTGCCCTGAGACGGCGGCCGAGGGTCGTGGCTACCGTGGCCGCCGTGGTGATCTTCGTGGCCGCGATGCTCGCGGGCATGGCGTGGTTCTCCCCCGGTCACAGCTCGGCGGAGAGCCCCAGCGGCGGCACGACGCCCCCTGCCACCAGCCCCGCCGCGACGCCTACGCCGGGTGGAACCACGGGCCTGTCGAACGTCACCGTGCCCTCCCCCACCGCTCCTCAACCGGGCGGCGACGAGGACGAGAACGAACCCGACGAGAACGAGAACTGA
- a CDS encoding alpha/beta hydrolase family esterase: MGRGDGGGCRSRASLPAGTRGAVPALTLALALTGCSTTGERPDESAGSPSIGSPSAERTPAAGTPTREELRVDGRTRIYLLHRPTTPPAEGTRPPLVIAFHSRGGTAPELREQSRLDRNAKARGMVIAYPEGLDNAWAAGTQATPQRPDLDLDVRFTEALIAELVREQRADPGRVYVTGFSMGGSMALRMAADRPGLLAGAAAVSGELPTGAAEVRPTGPVPVMIVYGADDPIRPIDGLPSPSPVAGEPVTPTRSARSSAELFAKAGGAGAPTTRAERGYDRTVCVWAAPRAPCSSSPCTTRATPGRARPSPRRRASCAPVRRWTRRARSSASSPRAGDGRGGPHHTAPLWISDDSSVTVAARPTARRRAASKG; the protein is encoded by the coding sequence GTGGGGCGGGGGGATGGTGGGGGGTGCCGCAGCCGAGCCAGCCTACCGGCTGGAACGCGCGGGGCCGTCCCGGCGCTGACCCTCGCCCTCGCCCTCACCGGCTGCTCGACGACGGGCGAACGCCCCGACGAGTCCGCCGGTTCGCCCTCCATCGGTTCGCCCTCCGCGGAGCGCACCCCGGCCGCCGGCACCCCCACCCGCGAGGAACTCCGGGTCGACGGCCGCACCCGCATCTACCTCCTGCACCGCCCCACCACCCCGCCCGCCGAGGGCACCCGCCCGCCGCTGGTCATCGCCTTCCACAGCCGCGGCGGCACCGCACCGGAGCTGCGCGAGCAGAGCCGCCTGGACCGGAACGCCAAGGCGCGCGGCATGGTGATCGCCTACCCCGAGGGCCTGGACAACGCCTGGGCCGCGGGCACCCAGGCCACCCCGCAACGCCCCGACCTCGACCTCGATGTCAGGTTTACCGAGGCGCTGATCGCCGAACTGGTCCGCGAGCAGCGCGCCGACCCCGGGCGCGTCTACGTCACCGGCTTCTCCATGGGCGGCTCGATGGCCCTGCGGATGGCCGCCGACCGCCCCGGCCTGCTCGCGGGAGCGGCCGCCGTCTCCGGCGAACTCCCCACGGGCGCGGCCGAGGTCCGGCCCACCGGCCCCGTCCCGGTCATGATCGTCTACGGCGCCGACGACCCCATACGCCCCATCGACGGCCTGCCCTCCCCGTCCCCCGTGGCCGGAGAGCCCGTCACGCCCACCAGGTCGGCCCGCTCCAGCGCCGAGCTGTTCGCGAAGGCGGGCGGAGCGGGTGCCCCCACCACCCGGGCCGAGCGCGGCTACGACCGTACGGTCTGCGTGTGGGCCGCTCCGCGGGCACCGTGCAGTTCCTCGCCGTGCACGACGCGGGCCACACCTGGCCGGGCTCGGCCATCACCCCGCCGAAGGGCTTCGTGCGCACCAGTACGGCGCTGGACGCGACGAGCACGCTCCTCGGCTTCTTCGCCGAGAGCCGGTGACGGGCGGGGCGGCCCGCACCACACCGCACCGCTCTGGATATCTGACGACTCGTCAGTTACCGTCGCAGCCCGACCGACCGCCCGCCGCCGTGCCGCTTCGAAGGGGTGA
- a CDS encoding glycosyltransferase family 2 protein, with product MSRRIVVVTAVHAPSAPFLPEAHASLCAQELPGGWEWHWVIQEDGTTDAVTPYVPDDPRVTFRQGRPGGPGVARTMALAHADGAYVRILDADDRLTPGALARDLAALEGDRALGWAASRALDLLPDGSTVGFPGDPAEGPVERGAVLDFWAANDFRAQIHPATLFVRRDLLVALGGWMALPASEDTGLLLALNAVSRGWFTAEAGLLYRKWEGQVTGQAPHVDPAERTARMAVVEERARALGTFGWRYPAAG from the coding sequence GTGAGCAGGCGCATCGTCGTCGTCACCGCCGTCCACGCCCCCTCGGCGCCCTTCCTGCCGGAGGCCCACGCGTCGCTCTGCGCGCAGGAGCTGCCCGGCGGCTGGGAGTGGCATTGGGTGATCCAGGAGGACGGCACGACGGACGCCGTCACCCCATACGTCCCCGACGACCCCCGCGTGACCTTCCGGCAGGGGCGCCCGGGCGGGCCCGGCGTCGCCCGCACTATGGCGCTCGCGCACGCCGACGGGGCGTACGTGCGGATCCTCGACGCCGACGACCGGCTCACCCCGGGCGCTCTCGCCCGTGACCTGGCCGCCCTGGAGGGCGACCGCGCTCTCGGCTGGGCGGCCTCGCGGGCGCTGGACCTCCTCCCGGACGGCTCCACGGTGGGCTTCCCGGGCGATCCCGCCGAGGGGCCCGTGGAGCGCGGGGCCGTCCTGGATTTCTGGGCGGCGAACGACTTCCGCGCGCAGATCCATCCGGCGACCCTCTTCGTCCGCCGCGACCTGCTCGTCGCCCTCGGCGGCTGGATGGCCCTGCCGGCCTCCGAGGACACGGGTCTGCTGCTCGCGCTCAACGCCGTCAGCCGCGGCTGGTTCACGGCCGAGGCCGGTCTCCTCTACCGCAAGTGGGAGGGCCAGGTGACCGGCCAGGCTCCCCACGTCGACCCCGCCGAGCGCACGGCCCGGATGGCGGTGGTGGAGGAACGGGCGCGGGCGCTGGGCACCTTCGGGTGGCGCTATCCGGCGGCCGGCTGA
- a CDS encoding AAA family ATPase, with product METLSADSGARTAFAERLALLYKEAGNPPLKSVSEAVVRLQRVDERGRPVRVSAQRISDWRRAKNVPAQFGALAAVLHVLIPQARRARPVPVSGGLYDLAQWQRLWERAVADPAQGTAAGSEPGEEQAERGDAPAVAGGVCPYRGLASYRHQDARWFFGRERSTDALMDLLREARPTGGVVMLVGASGAGKSSLLNAGLVPALRGGVLGPERRPVLQLVPGADPVKELVRRIPELADLVPAGAEEEIDADAVKAAFAAWAPHETHETQEPQETHGTQDTRDTRDTPSAQPPSHPTPPVVIVDQFEESFTLCPDEDDRRTFIQLLHAASTPSTPSTPAGQDAAAPPASAPALVVLGIRADFYEQCLRYPELADALQHRHMVLGPLTTAELREAVTGPAKAVGLELEPGLAELIVREVSADGPRGTHDAGVLPLLSHALLATWQRRKGGRLTLAGYRAAGGIQGAVAATAERAWSALDPAARTAARLLLLRLVRLGEDTQTTRRRGTRRQLAAESTDPGKTEESLEALVRARLVTLDAETVEITHEALLHAWPRLRDWIDEDRSGNLLRQRLEEDGRAWDDSGRDSSLLYRGSRLEQAHAWAKSAGDTFLTRGAMDFLAASVRLRRRTVWISRSAVSALVVLAVVAVGSAVVAWQQRNDAVFEQVVAEADRVQYTDPSLSAQLDLVAHDLRPDDAGTNNRLVSIVNAPLATPLLGHTGAVYLTSFSPGGQTLATASYDRTVRLWNVSDPSRPKPLGKPLTGHTSWVSSAVFSPDGTTLATAGDDGTIRLYDVRDPAHPRSIGTPLTGHTGTIYLLAFSPDGRTLASVGEDRTVRLWDMSEQGHAAPLGEPLKGHTAAVRAVAFSPDGRTLATGGDDDTIRLWNLADRRRPEKIRTLTGHTDLVHSVAFSPDGRTLASGGADDTIRLWDVADPARAAQVGAPLTGHTGPIWSVAFGPDGHTLAAASADSTASLWNVSDPANPAQVGEPLAGSSGEMYALGFSPDGRTLATGSGDSKVRLWSLPTSDMIGRSGAFRPDGRVLATAARDGSIRLWDVRRPDRPVTLTTPFKPGDGAEQLLFSPDGRTLAVLTGSRAVYLWDVSNPARPVSHGPPITLRTRFMGPEALAFSPDGRTLATAYDVRTLQLWNVTDPSHVVPWGKPLTGHRGYVNALVFSPDGRTLASGSADATVRLWDVTDPARPTLDGVPLRGPEGPVNVLAYSPDGRTLAGGSDDDTVRLWNVTEPREASPLGPPLTGHTEAVASLTFSEDGHTLASGGNDNTIRLWNVADPSDAGPIGQSMSPGAKTGNFLSFSPQSHMLGVSSGTDTVRLWNLDVDRAISHICATTRGVLTPEKWHEYLPRLSYEPPCGG from the coding sequence GTGGAGACCTTGAGTGCCGACTCTGGGGCACGCACGGCCTTCGCCGAGCGCCTCGCGCTGCTCTACAAGGAAGCCGGCAATCCGCCCCTGAAAAGCGTGTCCGAGGCGGTCGTACGGCTTCAGCGGGTCGACGAGCGAGGGCGTCCGGTACGGGTGTCCGCGCAGCGGATCAGCGACTGGCGGCGGGCGAAGAACGTACCGGCCCAGTTCGGCGCGCTGGCCGCCGTGCTGCACGTGCTGATCCCGCAGGCGCGGCGCGCGCGGCCGGTTCCGGTGTCGGGCGGACTGTACGACCTGGCCCAGTGGCAGCGGCTGTGGGAGCGGGCGGTGGCCGACCCGGCCCAGGGCACCGCGGCCGGGTCGGAGCCGGGTGAGGAGCAGGCGGAGCGGGGCGATGCCCCGGCCGTCGCCGGGGGCGTGTGCCCGTACCGGGGACTCGCCTCCTACCGGCATCAGGACGCCCGGTGGTTCTTCGGCCGGGAGCGGAGTACGGACGCCCTGATGGACCTGTTGCGCGAGGCGCGGCCCACGGGGGGTGTCGTCATGCTGGTCGGCGCCTCCGGGGCCGGGAAGTCCTCGCTCCTCAACGCCGGCCTGGTGCCCGCCCTGCGGGGCGGGGTGCTGGGTCCGGAGCGCAGGCCCGTCCTCCAGCTCGTGCCCGGGGCCGATCCCGTCAAGGAACTGGTGCGGCGCATTCCGGAGCTCGCCGACCTCGTCCCCGCCGGGGCGGAGGAGGAGATCGACGCCGACGCGGTCAAGGCGGCCTTCGCGGCCTGGGCGCCACACGAAACGCACGAAACGCAGGAGCCGCAGGAGACTCACGGAACGCAGGACACGCGGGACACGCGGGACACTCCGTCGGCGCAACCGCCGTCCCACCCGACCCCACCCGTCGTCATCGTCGACCAGTTCGAGGAGTCCTTCACCCTCTGCCCCGACGAGGACGACCGGCGCACCTTCATCCAGCTCCTGCACGCCGCGTCCACCCCCTCCACCCCTTCCACCCCCGCCGGGCAGGACGCCGCGGCGCCCCCCGCCTCCGCCCCCGCCCTCGTCGTCCTCGGCATCCGCGCCGACTTCTACGAGCAGTGCCTGCGCTATCCCGAACTGGCCGACGCCTTGCAGCACCGGCACATGGTGCTCGGGCCGCTCACCACCGCGGAGTTGCGGGAGGCGGTGACCGGGCCGGCCAAGGCGGTGGGCCTGGAACTGGAGCCCGGGCTCGCGGAGCTGATCGTCCGGGAGGTGAGCGCGGACGGGCCGCGGGGCACGCACGACGCCGGGGTGCTGCCCCTGCTGTCGCACGCCCTGCTGGCCACCTGGCAGCGCAGGAAGGGCGGCAGGCTGACGCTGGCCGGGTATCGCGCGGCCGGCGGTATCCAGGGAGCCGTGGCGGCCACCGCAGAGCGGGCCTGGTCGGCGCTGGATCCGGCGGCCCGGACGGCGGCGCGGCTGCTGCTGCTCCGCCTGGTGCGGCTGGGCGAGGACACGCAGACCACCCGCCGGCGGGGCACGCGACGGCAGCTGGCGGCGGAGTCGACGGACCCGGGCAAGACGGAGGAGTCGCTGGAGGCCCTGGTGCGGGCCCGGCTGGTGACGCTCGACGCGGAGACCGTCGAGATCACCCACGAGGCGCTGCTGCACGCCTGGCCCCGGCTGCGGGACTGGATCGACGAGGACCGCAGCGGCAACCTGCTGCGCCAGCGGCTGGAGGAGGACGGCCGGGCCTGGGACGACTCCGGCCGCGACTCCTCCCTGCTCTACCGGGGATCACGCCTGGAGCAGGCCCACGCCTGGGCGAAGTCCGCCGGGGACACCTTCCTCACCCGCGGTGCGATGGACTTCCTGGCCGCCTCGGTGCGGCTGCGCCGGCGCACGGTGTGGATCAGCCGCAGTGCCGTGTCGGCCCTGGTGGTCCTGGCGGTCGTCGCCGTCGGCTCGGCGGTGGTGGCCTGGCAGCAGCGCAACGACGCGGTGTTCGAGCAGGTGGTCGCCGAGGCCGACCGGGTCCAGTACACGGACCCGTCGCTCTCCGCCCAGCTGGACCTGGTCGCCCACGATCTGCGGCCGGACGACGCGGGCACCAACAACCGGCTGGTCTCGATCGTCAACGCGCCGCTGGCCACTCCCCTGCTCGGCCACACAGGCGCCGTCTACCTCACCTCCTTCAGCCCGGGCGGCCAGACCCTGGCCACCGCCAGCTACGACCGGACCGTCCGGCTGTGGAACGTCTCCGACCCGTCCCGCCCCAAGCCCCTGGGCAAGCCGCTCACCGGCCACACCAGCTGGGTGAGCAGCGCGGTCTTCAGCCCCGACGGCACCACCCTGGCCACCGCCGGGGACGACGGCACCATCCGGCTGTACGACGTACGCGATCCCGCCCACCCGCGCTCGATCGGCACCCCGCTGACCGGCCACACCGGCACGATCTACCTGCTCGCGTTCAGCCCCGACGGGCGGACCCTGGCCTCCGTCGGCGAGGACCGCACCGTACGCCTGTGGGACATGAGTGAGCAGGGGCATGCCGCACCGCTCGGGGAGCCGCTCAAGGGACATACGGCCGCCGTGCGGGCGGTGGCGTTCAGCCCGGACGGGCGGACCCTGGCCACCGGGGGCGACGACGACACGATCCGGCTGTGGAACCTGGCCGACCGGCGCCGGCCGGAGAAGATCCGCACGCTGACCGGGCACACGGACCTGGTGCACTCGGTGGCCTTCAGCCCCGACGGCCGCACCCTCGCGAGCGGCGGTGCGGACGACACCATCCGGCTGTGGGACGTGGCCGACCCGGCCCGCGCCGCCCAGGTCGGCGCGCCGCTGACCGGCCACACGGGCCCCATCTGGTCGGTGGCCTTCGGCCCGGACGGCCATACGCTCGCCGCGGCCAGCGCGGACAGTACCGCGAGCCTGTGGAACGTCAGCGATCCGGCGAACCCGGCGCAGGTCGGCGAGCCGCTCGCCGGGAGCAGCGGCGAGATGTACGCGCTGGGCTTCAGCCCCGACGGCCGCACCCTCGCCACCGGCAGCGGCGACAGCAAGGTCCGCCTGTGGTCGCTGCCGACCTCGGACATGATCGGCCGCAGCGGGGCGTTCCGTCCGGACGGGCGGGTGCTCGCCACGGCCGCGCGGGACGGCAGCATCCGGCTGTGGGACGTGCGCAGGCCCGACCGGCCGGTGACGCTGACCACGCCCTTCAAGCCCGGGGACGGCGCCGAGCAGCTGCTGTTCTCCCCCGACGGCCGCACGCTCGCGGTGCTGACGGGCAGCCGCGCGGTGTACCTGTGGGACGTCAGCAATCCGGCCCGGCCGGTCTCCCACGGTCCGCCGATCACCCTGCGCACCCGGTTCATGGGCCCCGAGGCGCTGGCCTTCAGCCCGGACGGGCGCACCCTGGCGACCGCCTACGACGTGCGCACCCTCCAGCTGTGGAACGTCACCGACCCCTCCCACGTGGTGCCCTGGGGCAAGCCGCTCACCGGCCACCGGGGCTATGTCAACGCCCTCGTCTTCAGCCCGGACGGACGCACCCTCGCCAGCGGCAGCGCGGACGCCACCGTCCGGCTGTGGGACGTCACCGACCCGGCCCGCCCCACCCTGGACGGCGTCCCGCTGCGGGGGCCCGAGGGTCCCGTCAACGTGCTCGCCTACAGCCCCGACGGCCGTACGCTGGCCGGCGGCAGCGACGACGACACGGTCCGGCTGTGGAACGTCACCGAGCCCCGCGAGGCCTCACCGCTGGGCCCGCCGCTGACCGGGCACACCGAGGCGGTCGCCTCGCTCACGTTCAGCGAGGACGGGCACACCCTGGCCAGTGGCGGCAACGACAACACGATCCGGCTGTGGAACGTCGCCGATCCCTCCGACGCCGGGCCCATCGGCCAGTCGATGAGCCCCGGGGCGAAGACGGGCAACTTCCTGTCATTCAGTCCCCAGAGCCACATGCTCGGGGTGTCCAGCGGCACCGACACCGTCCGGCTGTGGAACCTGGACGTCGACCGGGCCATCAGCCACATCTGCGCCACCACCAGGGGTGTTCTCACTCCGGAGAAGTGGCACGAGTACCTGCCCCGGCTGTCGTACGAGCCTCCGTGCGGCGGCTGA
- a CDS encoding VOC family protein, which translates to MQITASTVSLTVDDVAASQQFFTAHLGYTEQAAADGFASLTRPDAAVDIVLLARGTQVLPADQRDRRASGLILAFTTSDIQGEEKRLSAEGVDITMPLREEPWGERLFQVTDPNGVVVQFVEWAVQGAGSSVADG; encoded by the coding sequence TTGCAGATCACCGCGTCCACCGTCTCGCTCACCGTCGACGACGTCGCCGCCTCCCAGCAGTTCTTCACGGCCCATCTGGGGTACACCGAGCAGGCCGCCGCCGACGGCTTCGCCTCGCTGACCCGGCCGGACGCCGCTGTCGACATCGTGCTGCTCGCCCGCGGCACCCAGGTCCTGCCTGCCGACCAGCGTGACCGGCGTGCCTCCGGGCTGATCCTCGCCTTCACCACCAGCGACATCCAGGGCGAGGAGAAGCGTCTGAGCGCCGAGGGGGTGGACATCACCATGCCGTTGCGGGAGGAGCCCTGGGGTGAGCGGCTGTTCCAGGTCACCGATCCCAACGGAGTGGTCGTGCAGTTCGTCGAGTGGGCGGTTCAGGGCGCGGGCTCGTCCGTCGCCGACGGGTGA
- a CDS encoding TetR/AcrR family transcriptional regulator, with protein sequence MATATTAVTSSSAPPAGLRESKKQETRQLISDHATRLFIAQGFEQTTIAEIAAAARVAKKTVTNYFPRKEDLALDHQDAFIASLAHTVAHRRPGESALTALRRAFTDAATAADPVAGFSGPDFARMIADSPTLTARLRDLHDLRESALATTLATTTDTPHDDITPRTAAALLGAVHRTLFQRIQDLTLADESPARITTTVTTEADLAFDLLEPSLGDYAVA encoded by the coding sequence ATGGCTACTGCGACTACTGCCGTCACCTCGTCGTCCGCGCCTCCCGCCGGTCTGCGGGAATCGAAGAAGCAGGAGACCCGGCAGCTCATCTCCGACCACGCCACCCGCCTGTTCATCGCCCAGGGCTTCGAGCAGACCACCATCGCCGAGATCGCCGCCGCGGCACGGGTCGCCAAAAAAACAGTGACCAACTACTTCCCCCGCAAGGAAGACCTCGCCCTGGACCACCAGGACGCCTTCATCGCCTCCTTGGCCCACACCGTGGCCCACCGCCGCCCCGGCGAGTCCGCCCTGACGGCACTGCGCCGCGCCTTCACCGACGCGGCCACCGCCGCCGACCCGGTCGCCGGCTTCTCCGGCCCCGACTTCGCCCGCATGATCGCCGACAGCCCCACCCTCACCGCCCGCCTCCGCGACCTCCACGACCTACGAGAGTCCGCCCTGGCCACCACCCTCGCCACCACCACCGACACCCCCCACGACGACATCACCCCCCGCACGGCCGCCGCCCTCCTCGGCGCCGTCCACCGCACCCTGTTCCAACGCATCCAGGACCTGACCCTCGCCGACGAGTCCCCTGCGCGGATCACCACCACCGTCACAACGGAGGCGGACCTCGCCTTCGACCTTCTGGAACCGTCCCTGGGCGACTATGCGGTGGCTTGA
- a CDS encoding Pr6Pr family membrane protein, with amino-acid sequence MTAPIPRDIPDLPAIPGMPALLPSPVPATAVVAPVRRPLAAVYRLLIALLAAAGVTLDLLLGSPVRALSYFSVQSAILLALVMLASARRAWSARRPLSSAVTGAALLYVTITALVYHLLLAHEASPFSTTSPLAGGAASPSGWHTLAHHILHTAVPAAALLDWLLLTTPGRLHLRQATPWLLYPLAYLAFSLGRGELLLPGTPDRYLYPFLDVDQHGYKSVLGNALLLGLSFYALALLLIALDHARPNPVRHRAKTGFRLRPPVG; translated from the coding sequence ATGACCGCCCCCATACCCAGGGACATCCCGGACCTGCCCGCCATCCCCGGCATGCCCGCGCTGCTGCCCTCCCCCGTCCCCGCCACGGCGGTGGTGGCGCCCGTACGCCGTCCGCTGGCCGCCGTGTACCGCCTGTTGATCGCACTGCTGGCGGCCGCAGGGGTGACACTCGACCTGCTCCTCGGCAGCCCGGTCCGGGCCCTGAGCTACTTCTCGGTACAGAGCGCCATCCTGCTGGCGCTGGTCATGCTGGCCTCGGCACGCCGAGCGTGGAGCGCCCGCCGCCCCCTGTCGTCGGCCGTGACCGGCGCGGCCCTCCTCTACGTCACGATCACCGCGCTGGTGTACCACCTGCTCCTGGCGCACGAGGCGAGCCCGTTCTCGACGACGAGCCCTCTGGCCGGCGGCGCCGCCTCCCCGTCGGGCTGGCACACCCTCGCCCACCACATCCTCCACACGGCGGTGCCCGCCGCGGCCCTCCTGGACTGGCTCCTCCTGACCACCCCCGGCCGCCTGCACCTCCGCCAGGCCACGCCCTGGCTCCTCTACCCCCTCGCCTACCTGGCCTTCTCCCTCGGCCGCGGCGAACTGCTCCTCCCCGGCACCCCCGACCGCTACCTCTACCCCTTCCTCGACGTCGACCAGCACGGCTACAAGAGCGTCCTCGGCAACGCCCTCCTCCTCGGCCTCAGCTTCTACGCCCTCGCCCTCCTCCTCATCGCCCTCGACCACGCCCGCCCCAACCCCGTCCGCCACCGGGCCAAAACCGGATTTCGTCTCCGGCCACCGGTGGGCTAA
- a CDS encoding metallophosphoesterase — protein sequence MRARYGVPLGIAAVGAAGLAYSAGFEARSFRLRRVTVPVLPSGMRPLRVLQVSDIHMVGGQRKKQRWLRSLAGLRPDFVINTGDNLSDPEGVPEVLDALGPLMEFPGAYVFGSNDYYGPTLRNPARYLFEKAQGRHGLNGNAPAVGVIHNPWEDLRDGFDAAGWQNLTNTRGMLKIEGVSVELTGLDDPHIKRDRYAEVAGGPSAGADFSMGVVHAPYLRVLDSFTADGYPLILAGHTHGGQICLPFYGAFVTNCDLDTDRVKGLSRHMADGHGAYLHVSAGCGASRYTPVRFACPPEVTLLTLVGRG from the coding sequence ATGCGCGCGCGATACGGAGTTCCCTTGGGAATCGCGGCGGTTGGCGCCGCCGGACTGGCCTACTCCGCGGGATTCGAAGCCCGTTCCTTCCGTCTGCGACGGGTGACGGTCCCCGTCCTGCCCTCCGGTATGCGCCCGCTGCGGGTGCTCCAGGTCTCCGACATCCACATGGTCGGCGGCCAGCGCAAGAAGCAGCGCTGGCTCCGCTCGCTGGCCGGCCTGCGCCCGGACTTCGTGATCAACACCGGCGACAACCTGTCGGACCCGGAGGGCGTACCGGAGGTCCTGGACGCCCTCGGCCCCCTGATGGAGTTCCCGGGCGCCTATGTCTTCGGCTCCAACGACTACTACGGCCCCACCCTCCGCAACCCCGCCCGCTACCTGTTCGAGAAGGCCCAGGGCCGCCACGGCCTCAACGGCAACGCACCCGCCGTGGGCGTGATCCACAACCCGTGGGAGGACCTGCGGGACGGCTTCGACGCGGCGGGCTGGCAGAACCTCACGAACACGCGCGGCATGCTCAAGATCGAGGGCGTGTCGGTGGAGCTCACGGGCCTGGACGACCCGCACATCAAGCGCGACCGCTACGCGGAGGTGGCCGGCGGCCCGTCGGCCGGCGCGGACTTCTCCATGGGCGTCGTCCACGCCCCGTATCTCCGGGTGCTGGATTCCTTCACGGCCGACGGCTATCCCCTGATCCTCGCGGGCCACACCCACGGCGGCCAGATCTGCCTCCCCTTCTACGGCGCCTTCGTCACCAACTGCGACCTGGACACGGACCGGGTCAAGGGCCTGTCCCGGCACATGGCGGACGGCCATGGGGCGTATCTGCACGTGTCGGCTGGGTGCGGGGCGAGCCGGTACACGCCGGTGCGGTTCGCGTGTCCGCCGGAGGTGACGTTGTTGACGTTGGTGGGGCGCGGGTAG
- a CDS encoding GatB/YqeY domain-containing protein yields MTTLKSKLQEDLNAAIKGRDELRSSTLRLTLTAITKEEVAGKEKRELSDDEVLKVITKEAKKRREAADAFAQGGRAESAEREKAEGEVLAAYLPQQLGDEELNDIVAQAVQEAKAAGAEGPRAMGAVMKIVNPKVAGQAEGGRVAAVVKKLLAG; encoded by the coding sequence ATGACCACGCTCAAGTCGAAGCTTCAGGAAGACCTCAACGCCGCGATCAAGGGGCGCGACGAGCTCCGCTCCTCGACGCTCCGGCTGACGCTCACCGCGATCACCAAGGAGGAGGTCGCGGGCAAGGAGAAGCGCGAGCTCTCCGACGACGAGGTCCTCAAGGTGATCACCAAGGAGGCGAAGAAGCGCCGCGAGGCGGCCGACGCCTTCGCGCAGGGTGGTCGTGCCGAGTCCGCCGAGCGGGAGAAGGCGGAGGGCGAGGTGCTCGCCGCGTACCTGCCCCAGCAGCTCGGCGACGAGGAGCTGAACGACATCGTCGCCCAGGCCGTCCAGGAGGCGAAGGCCGCCGGGGCGGAGGGTCCGCGGGCCATGGGCGCCGTCATGAAGATCGTGAACCCGAAGGTGGCCGGCCAGGCCGAGGGCGGCCGCGTCGCCGCGGTCGTGAAGAAGCTCCTCGCCGGCTGA